In one Candidatus Nitronereus thalassa genomic region, the following are encoded:
- a CDS encoding MBL fold metallo-hydrolase, translated as MIFKQYYLGCLAHASYMIADESTKIAAVVDPQRDIQQYLKDADSQGLKIKYVFLTHFHADFVAGHLEMHQRTGAQICLGAEAKATYPFTALKEGDAVEFGDVRITIIETPGHTPEGISLAVYDLTKCDTTPHAVLTGDTLFIGDVGRPDLMASAGFSDVELAGKLYDSLHRKLLKLPDNTLVYPAHGAGSMCGRNLSKETVSTIGQQRSENYALQPMAKEEFIGLMTKGQPEAPAYFGYDAQLNKEEHVSLTETLHKSLKPITLETLLELQEGGAQVVDVRDPLEFAGGHLHGSFNIGLNGKFATWAGIILNPEDPIILITEQGREEEAITRLGRIGFDRVVGYLEGGMQALAARPELVQETLRITAAALAAELCTTHPPTVLDVRTEKEWEEGHIDHSLNIPLPHLMQRWQEVPKEQPLVVHCASGYRSSIAASLLENTKKVQAIDLIGGYEAWEKIWGRPGKSSKVECHV; from the coding sequence ATGATTTTCAAACAATATTATCTGGGATGCTTAGCCCATGCGTCATATATGATTGCGGATGAAAGCACAAAAATCGCCGCTGTCGTCGACCCTCAACGTGACATTCAGCAATACCTCAAAGACGCCGATAGTCAAGGGTTAAAAATCAAGTATGTGTTTCTGACCCATTTTCACGCGGACTTTGTGGCCGGACATCTGGAAATGCACCAACGCACAGGAGCTCAAATTTGCTTAGGGGCCGAAGCCAAGGCGACTTATCCTTTCACTGCCTTGAAAGAAGGGGACGCTGTTGAATTTGGGGATGTTCGAATAACGATTATTGAGACACCAGGCCACACTCCGGAAGGAATATCACTGGCAGTCTATGATCTGACCAAATGTGATACAACCCCCCATGCGGTGCTGACCGGAGATACCTTGTTTATCGGAGATGTTGGGCGTCCCGACCTCATGGCGTCGGCTGGATTCAGTGATGTGGAATTGGCCGGTAAGCTGTACGATTCTCTTCACCGCAAACTCTTAAAATTGCCCGACAACACCTTGGTGTATCCAGCTCATGGAGCGGGGTCCATGTGTGGACGGAATTTGAGCAAGGAAACGGTGTCCACCATTGGCCAGCAACGGTCAGAAAATTATGCACTCCAACCCATGGCCAAAGAAGAATTTATTGGCTTGATGACCAAAGGCCAACCTGAGGCGCCTGCCTATTTTGGATATGATGCGCAACTGAATAAAGAAGAGCATGTCTCGTTAACCGAAACCCTTCACAAAAGTCTTAAGCCCATCACTCTTGAGACATTGCTTGAACTTCAAGAGGGCGGGGCTCAGGTGGTGGATGTTCGCGATCCTTTAGAATTTGCTGGAGGACACCTGCATGGGAGTTTCAATATAGGGTTGAACGGTAAGTTTGCCACATGGGCGGGCATTATTCTGAATCCGGAAGATCCTATTATCCTGATAACCGAACAAGGCCGTGAAGAAGAGGCGATCACAAGACTGGGGCGAATCGGGTTTGATCGTGTAGTGGGTTATTTAGAAGGAGGGATGCAAGCCTTGGCAGCTCGCCCTGAACTGGTCCAAGAAACCCTGAGGATTACCGCGGCGGCTTTGGCTGCTGAACTTTGCACCACTCATCCTCCGACGGTGTTGGATGTGCGGACGGAAAAAGAGTGGGAAGAAGGACATATTGATCATAGTCTCAATATTCCTCTTCCCCATTTAATGCAGCGTTGGCAGGAAGTTCCGAAGGAACAACCCCTGGTCGTGCATTGTGCGAGTGGATACCGTTCCTCGATTGCCGCAAGTCTCTTGGAGAATACAAAAAAGGTGCAGGCGATTGATTTGATTGGCGGCTATGAGGCATGGGAGAAAATTTGGGGAAGGCCGGGTAAATCCTCGAAAGTGGAATGTCATGTGTAG
- a CDS encoding DUF2892 domain-containing protein: protein MNKNVGGVDQKGRLLLGLLALGIAALAELPTWGAVVLGAVGVIALVTGSTGYCPLWTIFGINTCSIQRKT, encoded by the coding sequence ATGAATAAAAATGTTGGTGGAGTGGATCAAAAGGGACGGTTATTGCTGGGGCTCCTGGCCTTAGGAATTGCAGCATTGGCTGAACTTCCCACATGGGGTGCCGTGGTTCTGGGGGCCGTAGGGGTTATTGCCTTAGTCACGGGGAGCACCGGCTATTGCCCATTGTGGACGATATTCGGCATCAACACCTGTTCAATACAACGAAAAACCTAA
- a CDS encoding sigma-54 interaction domain-containing protein yields the protein MELDFRKNPNLLSTMIDAMADGVFTVDAKGTIVAWSVGASRITGYSSEDTVGKSCHILEGQNCKGFSKLTEFLENPSPYPWGICNQECKVLGKDGRELYLFGNVAILRDEHGEVAGAVGTFTDLTSFVLANEKIQVLEEQTRSRDAFQQMVGKSPVMQEVFRRLRLAAQGDVTVLLTGESGTGKELAARAIHALSGRSDRPFFAINCSAIPETLLESELFGHVKGAFTGAVRDKVGVFQASDGGTLFLDEIGDTSQLLQLKLLRVLQEGEIRRVGDDKGLKVNVRLITATNRDLKHLLATGAMREDFYYRIRVFEITLPSLRERREDIPLLVHHFIAEGSKTHRHPVTDIAKDAMQHLMNYPWPGNIRELKNSIEHAFVVVAGDVLTIHDLPPELRTHPPTGSSGSPMPNLTPEQKEERREILEALDQANGSKTQAAKLLGMSRVTLWKKLNKLDLHS from the coding sequence ATGGAATTAGATTTTCGAAAAAATCCCAACTTGCTGAGTACTATGATCGATGCTATGGCAGACGGTGTGTTTACTGTCGATGCCAAAGGGACGATCGTGGCTTGGAGTGTGGGGGCCTCGCGGATTACAGGTTATTCGAGCGAAGATACCGTGGGAAAATCCTGCCACATTCTTGAAGGGCAAAATTGTAAAGGGTTCAGCAAACTCACCGAATTTTTGGAGAATCCATCTCCCTATCCGTGGGGTATCTGTAATCAGGAATGCAAGGTGCTGGGAAAAGATGGTCGAGAGCTGTATTTGTTCGGCAACGTGGCCATCTTGAGAGATGAACATGGCGAGGTGGCGGGTGCGGTGGGAACCTTTACCGATTTAACCTCGTTCGTGCTGGCCAATGAAAAAATTCAAGTCCTCGAAGAACAGACCCGGTCGCGCGATGCGTTTCAACAGATGGTGGGAAAAAGCCCGGTTATGCAAGAGGTCTTTCGTCGGTTGCGTTTGGCTGCCCAGGGTGATGTGACGGTATTATTAACCGGGGAATCGGGGACGGGAAAAGAGCTAGCCGCACGCGCCATTCATGCGTTAAGCGGCCGAAGCGATCGTCCGTTTTTTGCCATCAATTGTTCTGCCATTCCCGAAACCTTACTGGAGAGCGAGTTATTTGGACATGTGAAGGGGGCATTCACTGGGGCAGTTCGTGACAAAGTCGGGGTGTTTCAAGCTTCCGATGGCGGAACATTGTTTCTTGACGAAATTGGGGATACCAGCCAGCTTCTGCAATTAAAACTGCTTCGTGTGTTGCAAGAAGGGGAAATTCGCCGGGTTGGAGATGACAAAGGCCTGAAGGTGAATGTGCGACTCATCACGGCGACGAATAGGGATTTAAAACACCTGTTGGCCACCGGAGCTATGCGAGAAGATTTTTATTATCGGATTCGAGTCTTTGAAATTACCCTGCCTTCCCTGAGAGAACGTCGAGAAGATATTCCTCTCCTGGTGCATCACTTTATTGCCGAAGGCTCGAAGACCCATCGGCACCCGGTGACGGATATTGCGAAAGATGCCATGCAACATTTAATGAATTATCCTTGGCCCGGAAATATTCGGGAATTAAAAAACTCGATAGAGCATGCTTTTGTGGTAGTGGCGGGCGATGTGCTGACCATCCATGATTTGCCTCCTGAGCTTCGGACCCACCCACCGACCGGAAGCTCGGGTTCTCCAATGCCAAACCTGACCCCGGAACAGAAAGAAGAACGTCGTGAAATTCTCGAGGCCTTGGATCAAGCCAACGGAAGCAAAACACAAGCCGCAAAATTGTTGGGGATGAGCCGGGTCACCCTCTGGAAAAAGCTGAACAAACTCGACCTCCATTCCTAA
- a CDS encoding PilZ domain-containing protein yields MPSTKNRFQQQDTPTWMDASSAVRLWISFWPQHEPAVHHLKLTNVKIHPFGLQFETHRELPSGTPLEIRLLLPPKTAMALKGTVTHTQAGAPSPHKFLTSIRFTMIRETDRKRLDDFAVNRSITRLRARCSPSQTVSS; encoded by the coding sequence ATGCCCTCAACTAAGAATCGGTTCCAACAACAGGACACTCCCACATGGATGGACGCAAGTTCAGCCGTACGCCTCTGGATCAGCTTCTGGCCTCAGCATGAACCAGCAGTCCACCATCTGAAACTGACCAATGTAAAAATTCATCCCTTTGGCCTTCAGTTTGAGACCCACCGCGAACTACCCTCAGGCACTCCGCTGGAAATTCGCCTCCTGTTGCCTCCCAAGACCGCCATGGCGTTGAAAGGCACGGTGACCCATACCCAGGCGGGAGCCCCCTCGCCACATAAATTTCTTACCTCGATTCGGTTTACCATGATTCGTGAAACCGATCGAAAGAGACTTGACGATTTCGCCGTCAACCGCAGTATCACTCGTTTGCGAGCCCGCTGTTCACCTTCCCAAACTGTTTCTTCTTAA
- a CDS encoding cupredoxin domain-containing protein encodes MRRISRTPLSKGILTLVLGWGLVGGLGVLISPLEAAPHSNSHSAVENVRVVTVHIENRRFLPHVIHLRVGEQTRLVLKNDDVELHAFVPADLLAQTHVQVSGNGAPQFNGQGFQRVLIPSQGHAELTFSAKHAGSYPFFCDLPGHVMNGTIVVED; translated from the coding sequence TTGCGTAGAATCTCTAGAACGCCCCTGAGTAAAGGCATTCTGACCCTGGTCTTAGGTTGGGGGCTGGTCGGGGGGCTGGGAGTCCTGATTTCCCCGCTAGAAGCCGCTCCGCATTCGAACAGCCATTCAGCTGTGGAAAATGTGCGCGTGGTCACCGTGCACATTGAGAATCGCCGGTTTCTGCCACATGTAATTCATCTTCGTGTGGGAGAACAGACTCGGCTGGTATTAAAGAATGACGATGTGGAATTGCATGCCTTTGTGCCTGCGGACCTGTTGGCCCAGACGCATGTGCAAGTTAGCGGGAATGGAGCCCCTCAATTTAATGGACAAGGGTTCCAACGGGTGCTGATTCCTTCTCAGGGACATGCGGAGCTGACCTTTTCCGCAAAACATGCCGGGTCTTACCCATTTTTTTGTGATCTTCCGGGGCATGTTATGAATGGAACCATCGTAGTGGAGGATTAA
- a CDS encoding SurA N-terminal domain-containing protein yields the protein MIKLIREGSKNHPWLLKLIIILIAVTFVIGMGWFGYESSQQPNAVAMVGPYNISLEEFRRSYNRMYRFYKDELKQEIVDEADLKQQVIQSMVDQKVWLLTADEWDLDVSPELLRDEIMKKKEFQKDGKFDADLYHRLLAANRYTPKQFEAQLIKDLRTQQAQVIVQDVATLNPSEIQEAEELAARQTAGMEDEAEKERVRQRIRLQILFQKKQRALQAFQNAKRLRADVEIREEFL from the coding sequence ATGATTAAACTTATTCGCGAAGGCTCGAAAAACCACCCTTGGCTCCTCAAACTCATCATCATCCTCATTGCCGTCACCTTTGTGATTGGAATGGGATGGTTTGGCTATGAAAGCTCGCAACAACCCAATGCCGTCGCCATGGTCGGTCCTTATAATATAAGCCTGGAAGAATTTCGTCGGTCCTACAACCGCATGTACCGATTTTATAAGGATGAGCTAAAGCAAGAAATCGTGGACGAAGCAGACCTGAAACAACAAGTTATTCAGTCCATGGTCGATCAGAAAGTCTGGCTCCTTACCGCTGATGAGTGGGATCTCGACGTTTCTCCGGAATTGCTCCGCGACGAAATCATGAAAAAAAAGGAATTTCAAAAAGACGGAAAATTTGATGCAGATCTTTACCACCGTCTCCTTGCGGCCAATCGCTACACTCCAAAACAATTCGAGGCACAACTCATTAAAGATTTACGCACGCAACAGGCACAAGTGATTGTTCAGGATGTGGCCACCCTGAATCCTTCAGAAATTCAGGAAGCTGAAGAATTGGCTGCCCGGCAAACGGCAGGGATGGAAGATGAGGCAGAAAAGGAACGGGTTCGTCAACGCATTCGATTGCAAATTTTATTTCAAAAGAAGCAGCGGGCTTTGCAGGCTTTTCAAAATGCCAAGCGTTTAAGGGCTGATGTCGAAATTCGGGAGGAGTTTCTCTAG
- a CDS encoding sulfatase: MKIQTRPSTPSLIFIVPLLVLGNACSSIQSSQATDSDRPPNFIIILADDLGYGDLGVYGSTLIQTPNLDRMAAEGVRLTSFYSSANVCTAARGGLLTGRYPIRLDLVHDVARPSNDVGLASDEITLAEVLKSQGYHTGLVGKWHLGDKPEQSPILQGFDEFFGLLHSNDMLPLALYRGRESIEEPVDQRTLTQGYTAESVRFIEANREKPFFLYLSHTFPHVPLHVSDRFSGSSHAGLYGDVVEELDWSVGEILHTLHRLGLQEHTMVVFLSDNGPWWEGSSGNLRDRKSTAWEGGLRVPFIAWWPGVLPAGTTSDEPAMNIDLFPTFVSAAGGQVPSDRKIDGQDIFLMLRDGAGSPHEVLYLFDGDRLAAVRSGRWKLVIESKYGNALVRLNHKNSYYGKGLLFDMEKDPSENYSFTREYPDIVKRLNEFLQRGEEGLSPTIPKRMWSVPGRCQNLCVE, from the coding sequence ATGAAAATACAGACTAGACCTTCAACTCCCAGTCTCATCTTTATCGTTCCCCTACTGGTCTTGGGCAACGCTTGTAGCTCAATACAAAGTTCACAAGCGACTGACTCAGATCGGCCGCCAAATTTCATTATTATTCTTGCCGACGACCTTGGCTATGGTGATCTTGGGGTCTACGGGTCCACGCTTATCCAAACACCAAACCTGGACCGCATGGCCGCTGAGGGGGTCCGGCTTACCAGCTTTTATTCCAGTGCCAATGTCTGTACCGCAGCTCGAGGGGGATTGCTCACGGGCCGGTATCCGATTCGGCTTGATTTGGTTCATGATGTCGCGCGACCGAGCAATGATGTGGGTCTTGCGTCTGATGAGATTACTCTGGCTGAGGTCTTAAAATCCCAGGGTTATCACACGGGTTTGGTTGGAAAATGGCACTTGGGGGATAAGCCGGAACAGTCTCCAATTTTACAAGGGTTTGACGAGTTTTTCGGACTATTGCACAGCAATGATATGTTGCCTTTGGCGCTTTACCGGGGAAGAGAATCGATTGAAGAGCCGGTTGACCAGCGGACATTAACACAAGGTTATACGGCCGAGTCGGTCAGGTTTATTGAGGCAAACAGGGAGAAGCCCTTCTTTTTGTATCTGTCGCATACCTTTCCTCACGTGCCGTTACATGTGTCAGACCGATTCTCGGGTAGTTCACATGCGGGGCTTTATGGTGATGTCGTTGAGGAATTGGACTGGAGCGTGGGTGAGATTCTGCACACGCTACATCGGCTTGGTCTTCAGGAACACACAATGGTAGTGTTTTTGAGTGATAATGGGCCATGGTGGGAAGGCAGTTCAGGAAATCTTCGTGACCGAAAGTCGACGGCTTGGGAGGGTGGCCTCCGTGTGCCTTTCATTGCCTGGTGGCCAGGGGTCTTACCGGCTGGTACGACTTCTGATGAACCGGCAATGAACATTGACCTGTTTCCAACTTTCGTCAGCGCTGCCGGGGGACAGGTTCCCAGTGATCGGAAAATCGATGGCCAGGACATTTTTCTGATGCTTCGAGACGGTGCAGGATCTCCTCATGAAGTCCTGTACCTTTTTGACGGTGATCGTCTTGCAGCCGTTCGTAGTGGTCGTTGGAAGTTAGTCATCGAGTCGAAGTATGGCAATGCGCTGGTTCGGCTCAATCACAAGAACTCGTACTATGGAAAGGGCTTATTGTTTGATATGGAGAAGGATCCGTCTGAAAACTACAGTTTTACAAGGGAATACCCTGATATTGTGAAGCGTTTGAATGAGTTTCTTCAACGGGGAGAAGAGGGATTGTCACCGACAATTCCAAAACGAATGTGGAGTGTTCCGGGTCGTTGTCAGAACCTATGTGTGGAATGA
- a CDS encoding type II toxin-antitoxin system HicB family antitoxin produces the protein MKYTVTLDRDEDGMWVVECPTIPGCVSQGKNEEEALENIKEAIQLCLEVRAEKGLPVTVETREIEVTV, from the coding sequence TTGAAGTACACGGTTACACTCGATCGCGATGAGGATGGAATGTGGGTGGTAGAGTGCCCCACAATTCCGGGTTGCGTGAGTCAGGGGAAAAATGAAGAGGAGGCTTTGGAAAATATTAAAGAAGCTATCCAGCTCTGCCTTGAAGTGCGCGCCGAAAAAGGACTCCCTGTAACCGTAGAAACAAGAGAAATTGAGGTGACCGTATAA
- the queA gene encoding tRNA preQ1(34) S-adenosylmethionine ribosyltransferase-isomerase QueA, producing the protein MLLSDFDVPFDETLIAEYPVSPRDQARLLVVPKNNGAFLHKQVRDLPSFLVPGDVLVLNDTKVIPARLRGIKLPSGGKVELLLVRSLGDTMWEVLLKGHVKEGQVLQFSEGASAIVRERGERTVVKFTLTGTMHDLLQRSGEIPLPPYIKRQVEKSDAETYQTVFARNEGAVAAPTAGLHFTEELLANLRKQHIHIINVTLHVGPGTFKPVIAKNVEDHRMDAEWYEVSDQAAESINTAKADGRRIVAVGTTAVRTLEASAVNDGLVYPGSGGTKLFIFPGYQFKIVDAMLTNFHFPRTTLIMLVSALAGQNQIRAAYQEAVKEKYRFYSYGDAMLIE; encoded by the coding sequence ATGCTCCTTTCTGATTTCGATGTTCCGTTCGATGAAACTCTCATCGCCGAATATCCCGTGTCTCCCAGGGATCAGGCGCGATTATTAGTGGTGCCGAAGAACAATGGAGCCTTCCTCCACAAACAAGTGCGAGATCTTCCATCCTTTCTTGTCCCAGGCGATGTGCTGGTTCTCAATGACACCAAAGTTATTCCTGCACGACTGCGTGGGATTAAATTGCCTAGTGGTGGCAAAGTAGAATTGTTGTTGGTGCGATCTCTCGGAGACACCATGTGGGAGGTATTGCTCAAAGGCCATGTGAAAGAAGGGCAAGTCCTCCAGTTTTCTGAGGGTGCCTCCGCCATCGTCAGAGAGCGGGGAGAACGAACGGTAGTGAAATTTACTCTGACGGGGACGATGCATGATCTACTGCAACGTAGTGGCGAAATTCCCTTGCCTCCCTACATCAAACGCCAAGTGGAAAAATCAGATGCCGAAACATATCAAACGGTCTTTGCGAGAAATGAAGGTGCCGTTGCCGCACCTACCGCCGGTCTCCATTTCACCGAAGAACTTCTCGCGAATTTGAGGAAACAACACATTCATATTATCAACGTGACTCTCCATGTAGGCCCGGGTACCTTCAAGCCAGTGATTGCCAAAAATGTTGAAGATCATCGTATGGATGCCGAATGGTACGAAGTTTCCGATCAAGCTGCCGAATCCATTAATACAGCCAAAGCCGATGGCCGTCGCATCGTGGCCGTCGGAACCACTGCTGTCAGAACACTAGAGGCCTCGGCGGTCAATGATGGTCTCGTATATCCAGGAAGCGGAGGCACGAAGTTATTCATTTTCCCCGGCTATCAATTTAAAATCGTCGATGCCATGCTTACTAATTTCCACTTCCCCCGTACCACACTCATCATGCTAGTATCCGCCCTAGCCGGACAAAACCAAATCCGTGCTGCCTACCAAGAAGCCGTCAAAGAAAAATATCGTTTCTACAGCTACGGCGACGCCATGCTGATAGAATGA
- a CDS encoding SpoIID/LytB domain-containing protein: protein MPNAATVFPTENGLLINRQRIETRWVLLNDHGQNLKLTVHDGLAGGPPRQWEVRGDVILSLQGKYLLVVNHVNIEKYVAGVVSSEISPDWHEEVLKAQAVAARTYVLYKQLLNEQALYDVVASVQDQVYTGAKQVNGSVQQAVDDTRGQVLTYEQRPIFAAYSSTAAGPTEDAFNVWAKDLPYLKGVDCPFDEGSPRYQWETAIPFEVFEQSLRNEGLVVGAMATLAPYTFTRAGRVNEVRILHSKGELIVRGQDLRRILGYSKIRSTQFHIAGIGQEVVFTGKGAGHAVGLCQWGAKEMAELGYRYESILQYYYPGTDLLPYNRVDMSPMPSS from the coding sequence TTGCCAAACGCAGCTACGGTATTCCCCACAGAAAACGGTCTTTTGATTAACAGGCAACGAATAGAGACTCGATGGGTTCTTCTTAATGACCATGGGCAAAACCTAAAACTTACCGTTCATGATGGTTTGGCAGGAGGCCCTCCTCGTCAATGGGAGGTGAGGGGGGATGTTATCCTCAGTCTACAGGGCAAATATTTACTCGTCGTGAATCACGTGAATATAGAAAAATACGTGGCCGGAGTCGTGAGTTCAGAAATAAGCCCAGACTGGCATGAAGAAGTGCTTAAGGCACAAGCTGTGGCGGCACGAACCTACGTGTTGTATAAACAACTCCTGAATGAACAGGCCTTGTATGATGTGGTTGCAAGTGTCCAAGATCAGGTCTATACCGGAGCCAAACAAGTCAACGGATCGGTGCAGCAAGCGGTGGATGATACACGCGGGCAAGTGCTGACCTATGAACAACGCCCCATTTTCGCGGCGTATTCCTCCACGGCTGCTGGCCCCACCGAAGATGCGTTCAACGTATGGGCGAAAGATCTCCCGTATTTAAAAGGCGTGGATTGTCCCTTTGATGAAGGCTCTCCGAGGTACCAATGGGAAACCGCCATTCCCTTCGAGGTCTTTGAACAAAGCCTTCGCAACGAAGGTCTGGTCGTAGGGGCGATGGCCACCTTAGCGCCCTATACCTTTACGCGGGCTGGCCGTGTCAATGAAGTGCGCATATTGCATTCCAAAGGTGAATTGATCGTGAGGGGACAAGACTTGCGTCGCATACTTGGCTATTCCAAGATTCGCAGTACGCAATTTCATATTGCCGGTATTGGGCAGGAAGTGGTTTTTACCGGTAAGGGCGCAGGGCATGCCGTGGGGCTGTGTCAATGGGGTGCCAAGGAGATGGCAGAATTAGGGTATCGATACGAATCGATTCTACAATATTACTATCCCGGCACTGACCTTCTGCCCTACAATCGTGTGGATATGAGCCCAATGCCATCCTCGTAA
- a CDS encoding DUF2905 domain-containing protein: MPEFSGLGKMLIFMGLGIVAIGIVISLIGKFPSEGNGLGWFGKLPGDFTIKRDNFTFYFPLGTSILISIVGSLLLYLFMKR, encoded by the coding sequence ATGCCGGAGTTCAGCGGTCTGGGGAAAATGCTCATCTTCATGGGCCTTGGGATTGTGGCTATCGGGATTGTGATTTCGCTCATCGGAAAGTTCCCGAGTGAAGGGAATGGGCTTGGGTGGTTCGGCAAGTTGCCCGGCGATTTCACCATTAAGCGTGATAACTTCACATTCTACTTTCCCCTCGGCACCAGTATCCTTATCAGCATTGTCGGCAGCCTGCTGTTGTATCTGTTTATGAAGCGGTAA
- a CDS encoding aspartate-semialdehyde dehydrogenase, with amino-acid sequence MNKKSAYTVAVVGATGAVGTEMLSVLEERKFPVDHILPLASSKSAGEEVTFQGKDLVVKLLTKDSFQGVDIALFSAGGDVSKEYAPIAAKAGAVVIDNSSAWRMDPQVPLVVPEVNPQDISKHQGIIANPNCSTIQMVVALKPLHDHAKITRIVVSTYQSVSGTGKEAMDELAEQCRQLLTFGDINPKVYPHQIAFNCLPHIDDFLPSGYTKEEMKMVNETRKIMGEPTIGVSATTVRVPVFVSHAESINIETEKKLSVEEARAILSTAPGVQLFDDPSRGIYPLQLDAVGTDAVFVGRIREDDSIPKGLNLWVVADNLRKGAALNAVQIAEELVR; translated from the coding sequence ATGAATAAAAAATCGGCCTATACGGTTGCGGTGGTCGGAGCTACGGGGGCTGTAGGCACGGAGATGTTGTCCGTGTTGGAGGAACGGAAGTTTCCCGTCGATCATATCCTTCCCTTGGCCTCCTCAAAATCTGCCGGTGAAGAAGTGACGTTTCAAGGTAAGGATCTCGTGGTGAAATTGCTGACCAAGGATTCCTTCCAAGGTGTGGATATTGCCTTGTTTTCTGCGGGCGGCGATGTGAGTAAAGAATATGCTCCCATTGCAGCCAAAGCCGGCGCGGTGGTGATTGACAATAGTTCCGCTTGGCGTATGGATCCGCAAGTGCCCCTTGTCGTGCCGGAAGTCAATCCTCAGGATATTTCCAAACATCAAGGTATAATTGCCAACCCCAATTGTTCGACCATCCAGATGGTGGTGGCCCTCAAGCCATTGCATGATCATGCTAAGATTACGCGGATCGTCGTGTCCACCTATCAATCGGTATCGGGGACGGGAAAAGAGGCGATGGATGAATTGGCAGAACAATGCCGGCAGCTGTTGACGTTTGGAGACATCAACCCGAAAGTCTATCCGCATCAAATTGCGTTTAATTGCTTGCCGCATATCGATGATTTTCTGCCCAGCGGATATACGAAAGAAGAAATGAAGATGGTGAACGAAACGCGAAAGATCATGGGGGAACCGACCATCGGCGTTTCGGCGACGACGGTACGCGTACCGGTGTTTGTCAGCCATGCCGAATCCATCAATATCGAAACCGAGAAAAAATTATCGGTTGAGGAGGCGCGAGCAATTCTTTCAACTGCCCCTGGGGTGCAATTGTTTGATGATCCCTCACGCGGAATCTATCCGCTTCAGTTGGATGCCGTGGGAACCGATGCCGTTTTTGTGGGACGGATTCGTGAAGATGATTCTATTCCCAAAGGCTTAAACCTTTGGGTGGTGGCGGATAATTTGCGCAAAGGCGCGGCCTTGAATGCTGTGCAGATTGCTGAGGAATTGGTGAGGTGA